The sequence below is a genomic window from Ruminococcus albus AD2013.
GCAGGCAGAAGAAGAATCCATAGTATCTGTTACTACTTCATTCTCATCTTCCTTTTCTACAGCAGTAATTTCTGCAGAAGAATCGCTGATATTATCAGCATCCTTAACTTCAGTATTTCCGCAGGCGGTCATCATTATGATCATCGCACATGCTATCGCGCATATCATCTTATTAGTTTTCATAGTTGTTACCTCCGTATTTTTTATATAGTTGTTGTTTGGAATTATTTTCTGAATGGATGATTTTTTTCTTTTAAATCATTCAGAAAATTTTTGTTTCTATATATATTATATAATATTTTGAAGGATATAAAAAATTCTGTATAGTTAAAAAGTGTTTTTTCGATGAAATAAACTATATAAAAAAATTTTTTTTGCTTTTTTATATTATACCATACAGAAAAATCTAAGTGAAGCCTCACACGACTAAAGTCGCGTGCTTCCAATAGTGTCCTAGCGGACACGCCCACTTTAGGTGGGCGGACTACGTTTCTACCATACAGCCTGAACTCAGAAAATTATGCTGTTTGAGCAATAATTTCCGCATTCAGGTTAACTAAAGTAGAGAACGTGCAGGTGCTTCTCTTACTGCATTGAGGTACTTTAGCCTCAATGAGCAACCTTGAATTCTCATCCAAGGATTTTAATATTTCACGTATAAAGTATCTTGCCCCGATATTATACGAAGCAGATAGATCACAGTTGTAGGTCTTGCCATTTTGAAATTTGCATAGCTCATAGGTATTGAAACCACCGAATTTACCACGAAGTACAAAACCACTGCCATCGTAGGCAAGGTGTGACGTATTCCATGCACAGATATGGCTTACTCTCATACCCAGTCTGTGAACTTTATTCGTTACAATAGACTGTACTTCCTGACTGCGCCACAGCTTGAGCTTCTGCTTTTTAGAACCGCGGACCTTACCGTTCTTGTCTAAATGCTCAAATACAATAACATCTGCATTATAAAGAACGGCTATATCTACGATGCAGGCAGCAGTTTTAGTGGCAATGTCGTGATTGATTCCTTTGGCTTTTGCCCAAAGCCTTGGTGTTTTATAGTTACCATGCTGCTGAGCTTTTTTTATACGGTTAATGCTATGCATCAGATGGTCTGTTTCTTTGGGAAGCTTACAAAAATGCCTTCCAAGAATAGTGCCATCTGAACGCATTACGGAAATCGTAGCGGCAGTGTTGATACCAAGATCTACAGCAACAATGGTCTGTTCATACACAGATATATCTGCAAGTTTGACCTTTTCCTCGAACGGAAAGTCCAAAAACCACTCCTTGCCTCGTTTTTGAAGTGTTGGAGCGCATTGCTTGCGAAAACTGCAATGTCTGTATATATAATCCATATCTGACTTTTTAAGGTTTATTGTTATCCAATCCCATGTGTTTCGGATATAAACTTTGATCTGAGCAGTATAATCACCGGTCTGATTGTACATTACTGTACGATACATTGACGGAAATGTATATCCTGCTTTTGGGTTTGATGGTTCTCTGCCAACCTGATTTTTAATCCAGTTTGCGAGATTACTTTTGTAAGATGATACCTTGCCAATAGCATCGTTAATAGCACCACGACGCAGATAACTTGGCATCTTATAGAATTTGGCATCAAAATCATAAATTGGATTGGGATTATCTTTTGTAGCATGGATCAGTGTTTCAATATATGTGAGTCTATTCACATCTTTGAATGCAACTATGTTATCCCAATTATCAAGACATACTTTGATAAGGTAATCTACAGCATGTCTGTATACGATAACGGTATCTTTGAAAATGTTGTTGTAATGCTTGATC
It includes:
- a CDS encoding IS200/IS605 family element transposase accessory protein TnpB — encoded protein: MQIYTTYSVKIKHYNNIFKDTVIVYRHAVDYLIKVCLDNWDNIVAFKDVNRLTYIETLIHATKDNPNPIYDFDAKFYKMPSYLRRGAINDAIGKVSSYKSNLANWIKNQVGREPSNPKAGYTFPSMYRTVMYNQTGDYTAQIKVYIRNTWDWITINLKKSDMDYIYRHCSFRKQCAPTLQKRGKEWFLDFPFEEKVKLADISVYEQTIVAVDLGINTAATISVMRSDGTILGRHFCKLPKETDHLMHSINRIKKAQQHGNYKTPRLWAKAKGINHDIATKTAACIVDIAVLYNADVIVFEHLDKNGKVRGSKKQKLKLWRSQEVQSIVTNKVHRLGMRVSHICAWNTSHLAYDGSGFVLRGKFGGFNTYELCKFQNGKTYNCDLSASYNIGARYFIREILKSLDENSRLLIEAKVPQCSKRSTCTFSTLVNLNAEIIAQTA